From Solanum stenotomum isolate F172 chromosome 2, ASM1918654v1, whole genome shotgun sequence:
NNNNNNNNNNNNNNNNNNNNNNNNNNNNNNNNNNNNNNNNNNNNNNNNNNNNNNNNNNNNNNNNNNNNNNNNNNNNNNNNNNNNNNNNNNNNNNNNNNNNNNNNNNNNNNNNNNNNNNNNNNNNNNNNNNNNNNNNNNNNNNNNNNNNNNNNNNNNNNNNNNNNNNNNNNNNNNNNNNNNNNNNNNNNNNNNNNNNNNNNNNNNNNNNNNNNNNNNNNNNNNNNNNNNNNNNNNNNNNNNNNNNNNNNNNNNNNNNNNNNNNNNNNNNNNNNNNNNNNNNNNNNNNNNNNNNNNNNNNNNNNNNNNNNNNNNNNNNNNNNNNNNNNNNNNNNNNNNNNNNNNNNNNNNNNNNNNNNNNNNNNNNNNNNNNNNNNNNNNNNNNNNNNNNNNNNNNNNNNNNNNNNNNNNNNNNNNNNNNNNNNNNNNNNNNNNNNNNNNNNNNNNNNNNNNNNNNNNNNNNNNNNNNNNNNNNNNNNNNNNNNNNNNNNNNNNNNNNNNNNNNNNNNNNNNNNNNNNNNNNNNNNNNNNNNNNNNNNNNNNNNNNNNNNNNNNNNNNNNNNNNNNNNNNNNNNNNNNNNNNNNNNNNNNNNNNNNNNNNNNNNNNNNNNNNNNNNNNNNNNNNNNNNNNNNNNNNNNNNNNNNNNNNNNNNNNNNNNNNNNNNNNNNNNNNNNNNNNNNNNNNNNNNNNNNNNNNNNNNNNNNNNNNNNNNNNNNNNNNNNNNNNNNNNNNNNNNNNNNNNNNNNNNNNNNNNNNNNNNNNNNNNNNNNNNNNNNNNNNNNNNNNNNNNNNNNNNNNNNNNNNNNNNNNNNNNNNNNNNNNNNNNNNNNNNNNNNNNNNNNNNNNNNNNNNNNNNNNNNNNNNNNNNNNNNNNNNNNNNNNNNNNNNNNNNNNNNNNNNNNNNNNNNNNNNNNNNNNNNNNNNNNNNNNNNNNNNNNNNNNNNNNNNNNNNNNNNNNNNNNNNNNNNNNNNNNNNNNNNNNNNNNNNNNNNNNNNNNNNNNNNNNNNNNNNNNNNNNNNNNNNNNNNNNNNNNNNNNNNNNNNNNNNNNNNNNNNNNNNNNNNNNNNNNNNNNNNNNNNNNNNNNNNNNNNNNNNNNNNNNNNNNNNNNNNNNNNNNNNNNNNNNNNNNNNNNNNNNNNNNNNNNNNNNNNNNNNNNNNNNNNNNNNNNNNNNNNNNNNNNNNNNNNNNNNNNNNNNNNNNNNNNNNNNNNNNNNNNNNNNNNNNNNNNNNNNNNNNNNNNNNNNNNNNNNNNNNNNNNNNNNNNNNNNNNNNNNNNNNNNNNNNNNNNNNNNNNNNNNNNNNNNNNNNNNNNNNNNNNNNNNNNNNNNNNNNNNNNNNNNNNNNNNNNNNNNNNNNNNNNNNNNNNNNNNNNNNNNNNNNNNNNNNNNNNNNNNNNNNNNNNNNNNNNNNNNNNNNNNNNNNNNNNNNNNNNNNNNNNNNNNNNNNNNNNNNNNNNNNNNNNNNNNNNNNNNNNNNNNNNNNNNNNNNNNNNNNNNNNNNNNNNNNNNNNNNNNNNNNNNNNNNNNNNNNNNNNNNNNNNNNNNNNNNNNNNNNNNNNNNNNNNNNNNNNNNNNNNNNNNNNNNNNNNNNNNNNNNNNNNNNNNNNNNNNNNNNNNNNNNNNNNNNNNNNNNNNNNNNNNNNNNNNNNNNNNNNNNNNNNNNNNNNNNNNNNNNNNNNNNNNNNNNNNNNNNNNNNNNNNNNNNNNNNNNNNNNNNNNNNNNNNNNNNNNNNNNNNNNNNNNNNNNNNNNNNNNNNNNNNNNNNNNNNNNNNNNNNNNNNNNNNNNNNNNNNNNNNNNNNNNNNNNNNNNNNNNNNNNNNNNNNNNNNNNNNNNNNNNNNNNNNNNNNNNNNNNNNNNNNNNNNNNNNNNNNNNNNNNNNNNNNNNNNNNNNNNNNNNNNNNNNNNNNNNNNNNNNNNNNNNNNNNNNNNNNNNNNNNNNNNNNNNNNNNNNNNNNNNNNNNNNNNNNNNNNNNNNNNNNNNNNNNNNNNNNNNNNNNNNNNNNNNNNNNNNNNNNNNNNNNNNNNNNNNNNNNNNNNNNNNNNNNNNNNNNNNNNNNNNNNNNNNNNNNNNNNNNNNNNNNNNNNNNNNNNNNNNNNNNNNNNNNNNNNNNNNNNNNNNNNNNNNNNNNNNNNNNNNNNNNNNNNNNNNNNNNNNNNNNNNNNNNNNNNNNNNNNNNNNNNNNNNNNNNNNNNNNNNNNNNNNNNNNNNNNNNNNNNNNNNNNNNNNNNNNNNNNNNNNNNNNNNNNNNNNNNNNNNNNNNNNNNNNNNNNNNNNNNNNNNNNNNNNNNNNNNNNNNNNNNNNNNNNNNNNNNNNNNNNNNNNNNNNNNNNNNNNNNNNNNNNNNNNNNNNNNNNNNNNNNNNNNNNNNNNNNNNNNNNNNNNNNNNNNNNNNNNNNNNNNNNNNNNNNNNNCATCAATTATTGAGACAAGACTTTGAGAATGAAGACAAGAGTAGCATTTCCCATTCTTGTATCCATGATCAGATAATTGAACAAAGGAAAAGACCTGGTTTGCAAGTGTATTCTGTCACTCCTCAGGTGTATGAGGAGTCTGTGGCTTCAAATCCCCCTCACCGTAGAGGTAGGGCATTACTTGAAATTTCCAAAGAACAAAATGATGTCATGCAACCGATCAGAATCTTTTTGAATTATGATGCTGTCGGTCATTCATCCGAGAGAGATTGTCAAAAAGTTGGCGACGTTGTGAAGGTAAGTACTTATCATCAGTTGAAAAGTGTGTTTGAGAAATTTGATTCTTGTCCTTactaaatcatcaattctctTTCTGTCTAATTAGCTTGGGGAGCCATCAGGTGCTTCTTTTTCTGGTACATCTTCCTGTAATCCACATGGAGATCCTCCAGTTTATGGTGATTGCTGGTATAACTGTACCTTAGATGATATAGCTGGGGAGGACAAAAGGCATCGCCTTCGCAAGGTTTATTCTCTTCTCCTGATAAGGCTATTTCTGTCACACTGCCATTTCTAATGCCCAGTAAGTAGTATTTGATAGCCAAGGCCTTTGATTTTAACCTGATGCAATTTGCAATACAGGCCCTCGAGCAGACAGCGGATTGGTTTAAAAGAGCGTTATCTGTTGAGCCAGTTAAGGGAAACCTACGGTTAAGTGGATATTCTGCTTGTGGACAAGATGGAGGTGTACAACTCCCAAGAAAATATGTTGAAGGTACTTTTATTTGATTATCAGCTGCTTGGATTTCCTCATTTGATTATGATATTTTCGTTTACtgtttagttcattattgtcatgtttcaattatcatattttctccATGTATTCTTCAGAGGGTGTTGCACATGCGGATTTGGTTCTTCTTGTGACTACAAGGCCAACAACAGGCAACACTCTTGCATGGGCTGTAGCTTGTGAGCGTGATCAATGGGGTCGTGCTGTTGCTGGTGAGTGTTGCGCGAACAAAAGCATGTCAATACACATGAAATTTTCATAGACACCATAGCTAAACTGAGATTTTCTGGTTTCAGGGCATGTGAATGTAGCTCCTCGACATTTAACTGCTGAAGCAGAAACCTTACTTCAAGCTACTTTGATACATGAAGTAATGCACGTTCTTGGATTTGATCCTCATGCCTTTGCTCATTTTCGTGATGAGAGAAAACGCAGGCGAAGTCAggtaattttgatttttgcaTGTGCTATAACCAAGCAGTGGGGCACCAGTAGAAACTCATGTTAATAAGAGTTCATAGACTGCAACAATCTCCCTCACCCTGCAGTAGTGATCTCttgtaaaatgttttcacatagGAGAAGTTATATGTATTGCCGCTCCAAGTAAAGGAGCAAACAGCGCAAGATAGACTCTATATTCACATAAATAGTGATATCTTTGTGTTAGCTATACTGTAGAAAAGAAAATTACTCTTTTcttgtaatttataattatcTCCAATAGAGAAGGGCTTTTTATGAGATTTTGGAGAGCTGTTacatattttgttcttttatatGGTCAATTGTGTCTGCGAGTTGGTTCTTCTGTTGTCTTTTGAGAACAAGCATATTTGTCaattgaatttttgtttttgttaagcATATGGTTCGTCAGTTGATAAGATCAGCTTCTGTTAACTTACTGATTCAATCTTATTTTCTCAAGAATGCAACACAATCCATTAGTCAGGCTAAACAAGTTggaataaagataaaatgagagcAGAAGGTGGAAGAGATCTAAAGGGgctaatttttaaaatgatgtagtaaaggggctaaacttttttttttgaacattaGTAAAGGGGCTAAACTTACTCTTGTGTTTTATCCCTTCTCCTCTGATTGCCAAGTATGATGTTCGGAGTCCACATTATGCTCCAAAGTAGGAgctttttctcttcaatttatttattactgGAAGACCATAACAAAACTTActtacaaataatttatttggatAACTAGAAGTTGTGaatcatgctcaaaattttCCCAAACTTCTTTAATTCCTACTAGTTCCACATCTTTTGGTGCTCTGTTCTCTTGTATGCTATTACTTGTCTCTTTCGTAGGGCATATAGGATTCTGCAAAGCAAAACATTGCCTTTTCTCTATGATAAGTGTTGTGGCCTATCTCAAATATCGTTTGGATCTAGCTAGTATTTGCCTTGAGTCCCCTGCTCTTAGTCTTTTCTCCAACATCTCCGTCGCAGGGAATATAGGATTCTGCAAAGCGAAACATTGCCTTTTCCTATGATAAGTGTTGTGGCCTATCTCAAGTTCCGTTTGGATCTTGTATTTGCCTTGAGTCCCCTGCTCTTAGTCTTTTCTCCAACATCTCTAAAGGATGTTTCTTCTTGCTCGGAAATGCCAAAATCCTTTCAGTGTTACTTATTTTCTTCTGTTTCCTTATTCGCTAGGAAAGAGCATCTGTGCccccttttgtttttatttgcaTTCATATAAGCTCTTTTACAGATAGTCGAGGGTTCACTAACATTTAGTTCAGACCTGGTTATGCTGAAGCCTGATGTGCATTTACTTGCCATTTCTATGCTAGGTTACTGAACTGGTAATGGATGAAAAACTTGGAAGAATGGTTACTCGAGTAGTGCTTCCTCGAGTTATCATGCATGCTCGCCATCACTATGGGGTATAGTCTAtagtatttcattttcttcaatattCCTTCTCTGATTCCTGTAGCTTATATTAGCTAGTTATTTTTTGCCACATTAAATTTATGGGCCAAGCTAAACCCATCAAAGTTAGAATACCCTTAACCAGTTTAACACTGCAGGCATTCTCTGAGAATTTCACTGGACTTGAGCTAGAAGATGGAGGCGGACGTGGTACATCAGGTTGATATTTATCTTCTATATTGAATGGATTCTTCTGAGATACACCCTCCTGCATTTTCTTAGCAAAAAGATGTCAACATTATAGAGTGTATCCTGCTAAATGAATATCTTTTTGAATTATGGATCGATTGTTTAAATAACAAAGTGCTGCAGGTTCTCATTGGGAGAAAAGGCTATTGATGAATGAGATCATGACTGGGTCGGTAGATACAAGATCAGTGGTTTCAAAAATGACTCTTGCTTTACTTGAGGACAGTGGATGGTACCGGGCCAATTATAGCATGGCTGACCGTCTTGATTGGGGACGCAACCAAGGACCAGATTTCGTTACCTTTCCCTGCAATCACTGGAAGGGTGCCTATCATTGTAACACTACCCAGTTATCTGGATGTACATTTAACAGGGAGGCAGAAGGTTATTGTCCAATTATGAATTATAGTGGGGATCTCCCTCAATGGGCTCGTTATTTTCCACAGGCTAACAAAGGTATTTCTTTACTTCCTTTGTTTTTGATATTTCGTTGTCATTGAAAACTGATTTTGTCTTGGATACACAATCTTTTTGTCGACTTTGAACTTCTGAGAAACAAGTCGACTAATAGTATTGTTGGGAGGATGCATGCCAATTACTATTTTGAAACCAACATTACTGGTTTAGTAAGCTTCTTGAACTGGCTTTCTGTTGTAACTTCTGGTGGATGGCTGTTGCAGGTGGTCAGTCATCATTGGCAGATTATTGCACTTATTTTGTTGCTTACTCTGATGGATCGTGTACGGACACGAATGGTGCTCGTGCACCTGATAGGATGTTAGGTGAAGTGAGGGGAAGTAGTTCAAGGTGAGGCGTTCGCCTGTAGCCCTTGGAGATTATATCTAATCGGATATTAGCTCACCAGTTTTTTGTTTTAATCCATACAGGTGCATGTCTTCTTCTTTAGTGCGTTCTGGATTTGTACGTGGCTCAATGGCCCAAGGCAATGGTTGTTATCAGCATAGGTGCTCAAACAATTCGTTAGAGGTATGACTTCGGTAATTGCTTGTCTGCTGTATTTGTTGTTcatcttttgttttgatttagtTGCCTATCCAAAATAATGTATGTTAGctcattagtttttttttgagaattaatgATAAATGAGATGTGAGAGAATGGTTCAAAGCTCAAGAGCTACGTTTAACCATGAGAGGATAATAGTTGGATATATCTTTCTCTTCCATTCCTTTGTATTCTCAATTTTCGAATTTGCATTTTGGAGATCTAAAGGCATGAAGTTTGTAATATTTGCAATCTGCCTAAAATTGTTACTAAAATATTTGCGATACGTCTAGACCAAAATATACTAGATAATTCTATTTCTATCGAGCCATACTATGGAATAAACTTCAGTACCTACAAGAAATATCTACATTCTTGTGAAGCATAACTGTTAAAACTTGTGAATATTACCCCTCTAATATTAAAAGGCTATCTAACCATCCATGATAATGCCATAGTTCAAATAATGCTGAGGTAAAAAGAGGAATACTATATGTaattatacctttttttttgtttgaacaCAATAAAACAAGCAGTTGGAAAATACGGAAATAGCATATTTATCCtatcaaaatcaaaactaaaataagaTGGAATAGTATTGCTGAACCAATCTGAATATGTGAATATTGTAATTATCTCTTAAGGAAAGAGGTCAATAATATATGATGAACTAAATTGGGCGCTgggtcataaaaaaaaatgttacagAGGTGAGTGTCATGTTAATATCTTCTGAGTTTTAAGTGTTAGCAATGAAATCTCCTGATGCCTCTATCTGATTGCTAGATCTGAGGTAGCTGTCCTAGTTCATTTCTTCCTGCTCAGATtatattttggaaaaaagaaCGAATCTCGGGAAGGATATCTTACATTtagcttattatatatatgattaaattCCCACAGGTAGCAGTAGATGGCATTTGGAGAGTTTGTCCAAAAGCTGGTGGACCTATCCAGTTTCCTGGCTTTAATGGTAAATATTAATCATGCTACTTCTCCTCAATCACTAAAGTATCTCTTTGTTGATTTATGAATCTCCTCTTTCtgtttacttaattttttcCTCAATTGTAGGTGAGCTCGTCTGCCCAGCTTACCATGAACTATGTGATGTGAATCCAGTTTCGTTGTCTAGTCAATGTCCCAATTCATGCAATTTCAACGGAGATTGCTTAGGTGGAAAATGTCGATGCTTTATTGGGTTTAGTGGTCATGATTGTAGCAAACGTGAGCTCCCGTACTTTCTCTGTGATAGTGGAATCTTTTGAGGGAAGTTGGTTTATTTGGTGTAATCACACTTCTGCTTTCTATTTCAGGCTCCTGTCCTGGCAATTGTGGTGGACGTGGAAAGTGTCTTGGGAATGGTGTTTGTGAATGTGATAACGGGTATACTGGCGTTGATTGTTCCACAGGTAACATGGTTTAATTGATTCCTTCCTTGCACATGTTAGTTATGCTGTAAAAGGAGTAGTCAACTTTGCCCCTGTTTGGCCCAACGCTACCTTAGTTCTTTGAACCAGCTCAAAATCTTTTGGGTGCCTCCCTTCTTTcgtaaaacaaaataaaattgtgatCGAGCTTGGAAGTAATGGTACTTGAAGAAACCATTAGGTTGAAGATTTTGTAACTTCAAATTTGATCAGATCCCATAAGATAACATTCTGACAACATCTACTTTTCGTTATACCTTGTAATTGTGATTGCCTCTTTGTCTGCTAAATGATACGTCAGTCAAAGGATGTGTTAGGGTTGATAGCTAACGCTCCCATTGGTGATACACAGCTGTTTGCGATGAGCAGTGCAGCCTTCACGGTGGGGTCTGTGACAATGGAGTCTGTGAGTTCCGTTGTTCTGACTATGCTGGTTACACGTGCCAGAATAGCTCCACGCTTCTTCCTAGTCTCTCTGTTTGCAAAGATGTGCTTCAAAATGATGTATCAGGACAACACTGTGCACCTAGTGAGTTAAGTATCTTGCAGCAGCTGGAAGAAGTAGTGGTGATGCCCAACTACAACCGATTATTCCCAGCTGGTCCTCGaaagattttgaacatttttaggGGTCGGGATTGTGATGGAGCTGCTAAACGACTAGCCTGCTGGGTAAGTTTCTTCATCCAAAACAactcttatatttttttcacaCTGAGCTCAAAGAAATCTACCATGCATTTGTTTGTACGTACGATTTATTCATTATTCCTGTCAAACTGCTTAAAACCAGATCTCAATCCAAAAATGTGACAAGGATGGGGACAACCGGCTACGAGTGTGTCATTCAGCTTGCCAATCATATAACGTGGCATGTGGAGCATCACTTGATTGCTCGGACCAAACACTATTTAGTAATGAACACGAGGGTCAAGGTCTTTGCACAGGTTGGGGCGAATTGGACGCTTGGTTTTAGAGGAGCCAACTATAGAAAATGAATTTGGTGTACATTGTAGGTAGTTTTAggtcctttttctttttcattggCCTACTTGTAATGTGTTGTAAGCTTTTTTCTCTTTGGGGTAGGAGGAAAATGTGTGCGCGAAGCGCtcataatttagttttttttttctcccatCCCAAATGTTCATTTGGTAAAAGATTTGGGATGGGAAATTAATTTGAGATTTTGGCTTTCAAAGATGAAAGTCTTGATGTAGAGGAAAtgtaatcaaagaaaaaaaggataagAGAAAGAATTGGCCCAAGGCCTTGAAGCCattaattgtattttgtgttttacttttcttttaggATTTGATAATCTATTGCGTAGTAAGTGTGAGTTCAATTTTCACTCTCCTCATATTTAGTcgattatagtattttttatagatatttttGTAACTTTGAGGTTTTATTCTTCTATTTATGACATCTCTTTATGAATTCGAGCTGTGAAATCACTCATGTTTGCGGTATTATTATGTTTACAGAGGTTTGTTCTACAATGGATTGAAACATTTAatcatttatttaaattaatccACACACTTGTTATGACAAAAGGAACATTTTAACAGTCGATGAGGTGtgaatattatttaaatcattAGAAATGTCAGTGTCTTTGATTAATCTATGATTAAAACATAAgtaactattttaaatattaaacttCAGTTGCAATCTGTTAAAATGAACAAATCCCACTGCCTTACCGTCTTTATTTTGTAGTAATTAATTGTTCAATTAAATTTGTCATTTAATTAAACAATGATTTGACTCTTTCTCCATTTCAAAAATAGACAATTTTGAACTCCAATGTATTGATAGATACACCTAATTTTTACAATATTCACACCGACCCAAGAAAGAATCTTTTCACctcaaaattatgaaattataaaattataaaatgaaagactctatttgttttaataatatagTAGGAAGagtaagtaaaatatttatatcttcATCTTTAATCAACAATTCAGATGCACAAATCAAATTAGCGAGGATTCAAAGGTGTGTATTAGATATTGAGTgagaaataattagaaaaaaacttAACAGTTAACACAAGGGGTGTACTAAAAAGGCATTATTTTCGATGTTATTGGACATTCTATTTTTAGCACGGTTTTTAGTCATTTGATTAGAGTAGGAATTATGAAAGAAGATATGATCTTGCCATAATTACAACTTCTATTTATAGTCACGATTGAATCATATTCAACAAGACAAATATCAATAAAATGGGTAAAAATAATGTTTAAGTAATTTCTTTTCATATATCTAAACGGTTTTAAGTAGAACTACTTGATAGTCATATTAGTGCATACTTACTTTTGGTAAGTACACAATTACAGTAACACAATTATCATAATTACCAACTTACCATAATCCTCCATTGTATTTAAATGGAAGtcaaataaattatgaatacaAATTTATAGTACGTTATAAAATCAAAactataaaatgataatatcaTAGACAATTCACAATAggatgataaaaatattattctaatgAATTGGAGATTACAAAAAATAGTATTCCCCTATGTTGTaacaataatcataaaaaataataattaaaattaagaagcggTTGGACAAAATGTGATAAGATAATCAGCACCAGCACAAGTGCAGGTACTTGAAGCATCATCATATGCATAGCTATAAGCACTAGGGCATGCACTCTTAAAAACCCTTGAGTAGTCCGTCGGCGAGCAAGTCGCCGGCGTCGAATGAACACCGGTGCAACAATACTCCGGCGTGTTGAATTGTGCACACGCGCTTTTACACGCCACAACTGCACCGTTATCTATCACTTGCAATTCCGTTGGACAGTTCGCATTTAGATCGGCGACGCAGCCGGCGTATTGACAATCACCAGATCCGCCGGAAGATCGTACTCCGATACCGACATTGTAGCCATCAACAAGGCTAACATCGTAAAAATCCTTCTCATCTTTGGTTTTCGCGATCGTGAATTCAACTAAACTCACCGGCGGTACGCCGCCGGCTCCGCTAGGGCATTTCAATGTACCGCAATCGCCGGTTATACATTTACCAGCTCCGGTGCTGTCAAAATTGCAACCGGTTCTTCCCCAGAACCGGCCCGAAAATCCTCCAGGAGCGGAGAGTTGGATAGTAGCGCCGGGAGTTAATGCAAATCCAGAATCGCCGGAGATAGGAACTCCGTTGCCGGAAAGTGTACCGGGCCAAACTGTGTAGCCGCAATTGTTTTGAAGTGTAAATTGTGTTGCTGAAACAGCAATCGCCTCTGCAAAATGGTAAGTAAAACTATTACATACATGCTCTATATTTTCTGTGCGTATTAATGATTTAAGCTCTATTAATTCAATCTTCGAGATTTCTATCATTAAATCATTAAACTATGCATTCACATAAATTTAAATACCAAAAATCACGTTAAAATACTGATTCAGATGAACCTAATATCGGTGTAACTATGAAAGAGATAAAAACTTACCGAACATGAAGAAGGCAAGGAGAAAATAAGAGTGATTATGAATGGCGGCCATTGTAATTAGCAGAATAAACAGAGAATTAAGCAAATGAAAGTTATATTTTGGAGTATTAAGCATTAAGTAATTTGTCTATTT
This genomic window contains:
- the LOC125854589 gene encoding uncharacterized protein LOC125854589 produces the protein LLRQDFENEDKSSISHSCIHDQIIEQRKRPGLQVYSVTPQVYEESVASNPPHRRGRALLEISKEQNDVMQPIRIFLNYDAVGHSSERDCQKVGDVVKLGEPSGASFSGTSSCNPHGDPPVYGDCWYNCTLDDIAGEDKRHRLRKALEQTADWFKRALSVEPVKGNLRLSGYSACGQDGGVQLPRKYVEEGVAHADLVLLVTTRPTTGNTLAWAVACERDQWGRAVAGHVNVAPRHLTAEAETLLQATLIHEVMHVLGFDPHAFAHFRDERKRRRSQVTELVMDEKLGRMVTRVVLPRVIMHARHHYGAFSENFTGLELEDGGGRGTSGSHWEKRLLMNEIMTGSVDTRSVVSKMTLALLEDSGWYRANYSMADRLDWGRNQGPDFVTFPCNHWKGAYHCNTTQLSGCTFNREAEGYCPIMNYSGDLPQWARYFPQANKGGQSSLADYCTYFVAYSDGSCTDTNGARAPDRMLGEVRGSSSRCMSSSLVRSGFVRGSMAQGNGCYQHRCSNNSLEVAVDGIWRVCPKAGGPIQFPGFNGELVCPAYHELCDVNPVSLSSQCPNSCNFNGDCLGGKCRCFIGFSGHDCSKRSCPGNCGGRGKCLGNGVCECDNGYTGVDCSTAVCDEQCSLHGGVCDNGVCEFRCSDYAGYTCQNSSTLLPSLSVCKDVLQNDVSGQHCAPSELSILQQLEEVVVMPNYNRLFPAGPRKILNIFRGRDCDGAAKRLACWISIQKCDKDGDNRLRVCHSACQSYNVACGASLDCSDQTLFSNEHEGQGLCTGWGELDAWF
- the LOC125854590 gene encoding pathogenesis-related protein 5; its protein translation is MAAIHNHSYFLLAFFMFEAIAVSATQFTLQNNCGYTVWPGTLSGNGVPISGDSGFALTPGATIQLSAPGGFSGRFWGRTGCNFDSTGAGKCITGDCGTLKCPSGAGGVPPVSLVEFTIAKTKDEKDFYDVSLVDGYNVGIGVRSSGGSGDCQYAGCVADLNANCPTELQVIDNGAVVACKSACAQFNTPEYCCTGVHSTPATCSPTDYSRVFKSACPSAYSYAYDDASSTCTCAGADYLITFCPTAS